Proteins encoded within one genomic window of Thermoleophilaceae bacterium:
- a CDS encoding ATP-binding protein — protein MSELEPRSSAAPPARSAGDADRSLRGDAEHENFTVDTGLFRELGELLVGRDSTALVELIKNAYDADARSVTVVGHNLDDARQGLIIVSDDGNGMTIEEFRKGFLRVASRLKTGGDRRSPTYQRRFTGAKGIGRLAAHKLARELTVDSRSAMDHVPHAEARKVGGSLLATINWDEVERHETLENVGDAISIRERDVSEGDACGTTIRLASLRRAWSDRERTRFVREVSTFQPGDALGDPIAPKYVQPLLFDVPRLRDAQVPADLSVTLGGDFDVGEDYSVDLLAAAAWVIEIDAHGGDVHYAVAPTATYARKEKLDATPHTATTRRDQPGAEFQARIFVRAGSAPQGLGDAYGVRVYMEGFRVLPYGEAGDDWLDVNRRYAMRGRGIPFHGTIDDSALAALPDREAGLVAVPLRNIFGGVFLTERGAPSLRMLVNREGFVPDESFLEIADAVSNGLALQTRLSAALRPDRRERGAHVKTGDYEESEESVEGRPARQALETVLEGIRAVTAQPEVSVAIREQLAVAEDELERVQADVLDEQAMLRVLASLGTQTAAFVHEVGAALGSIGSLKRTVDAMLRRAPGPKEIAELQRRVDALQRTLERQSAYLVEIVSPDARRRRSRRRYRQHFDIAALLLQDAASREGITLRNEIPEDLKTPPMFPAEITSIFTNLLSNAIKAAGHSGLVEARGSRVDGRTEIVVQNTGVAVDLDTAGEWFDPYRSTTAVVDPSLGHGMGLGLTITRAMLAEYRCEIAFTQPEGDFKTAVSLSLPA, from the coding sequence ATGTCCGAGCTCGAGCCACGGTCGAGCGCCGCACCCCCCGCACGGTCCGCTGGTGACGCAGACCGATCGCTTCGCGGCGACGCCGAACACGAGAACTTCACCGTCGACACCGGGCTCTTTCGCGAACTCGGCGAGCTGCTAGTCGGACGCGACTCGACGGCGCTCGTGGAGCTGATCAAGAACGCGTATGACGCCGACGCGAGGTCCGTGACTGTCGTCGGGCACAACCTCGACGACGCCAGGCAGGGGTTGATCATCGTCTCGGACGATGGGAACGGAATGACCATCGAGGAATTCCGCAAGGGATTCCTCCGTGTTGCCTCGCGTCTGAAGACCGGAGGGGATCGTCGCTCGCCGACATACCAACGGCGCTTCACGGGGGCAAAGGGGATTGGGCGCTTGGCGGCCCACAAGCTGGCTCGCGAGCTCACCGTGGACTCTCGATCGGCCATGGACCATGTGCCCCACGCTGAGGCCCGAAAAGTCGGCGGCAGCCTGCTGGCGACAATCAACTGGGACGAGGTCGAGCGCCACGAGACGCTCGAGAACGTGGGCGATGCGATCTCGATTCGCGAACGCGACGTCAGCGAAGGCGATGCATGCGGAACGACGATTCGGCTCGCCTCGCTTCGCCGCGCATGGAGCGACCGTGAGCGAACGCGATTCGTGCGTGAGGTCAGCACCTTTCAACCAGGGGATGCGCTAGGGGACCCCATAGCGCCGAAGTACGTTCAGCCGTTGTTGTTCGACGTGCCGCGATTGCGCGACGCCCAAGTGCCGGCCGACCTATCCGTCACGCTAGGTGGGGACTTCGATGTCGGCGAGGACTACAGCGTCGATCTGCTTGCCGCGGCGGCGTGGGTCATCGAGATCGATGCGCACGGGGGTGACGTCCACTACGCGGTCGCGCCTACCGCGACGTACGCTCGTAAAGAGAAGCTGGACGCGACTCCGCACACCGCCACGACCCGCCGAGACCAACCGGGCGCCGAGTTCCAAGCGCGGATCTTCGTCCGCGCGGGCAGTGCGCCGCAAGGACTTGGCGATGCATACGGGGTCAGGGTCTACATGGAGGGCTTCCGTGTGCTCCCCTACGGCGAGGCGGGCGACGACTGGTTGGACGTCAACCGCCGCTACGCAATGCGTGGCCGTGGCATCCCCTTCCATGGCACCATCGACGATAGCGCGCTGGCCGCCCTTCCCGATCGAGAGGCCGGGCTCGTCGCCGTGCCGCTCCGGAACATCTTCGGCGGCGTCTTCCTCACCGAGAGGGGTGCTCCCAGCTTGCGGATGTTGGTCAACCGCGAGGGCTTTGTTCCCGACGAGTCCTTTCTCGAGATTGCCGACGCGGTCAGCAATGGCCTTGCGCTGCAGACCCGGCTGAGCGCCGCGCTCCGGCCTGATCGCCGGGAACGGGGTGCCCATGTCAAAACTGGCGACTACGAGGAGAGCGAGGAGAGCGTCGAGGGTCGGCCCGCTCGCCAGGCCCTAGAGACCGTTCTAGAGGGGATTCGCGCCGTTACGGCCCAGCCCGAGGTCAGTGTCGCAATCCGAGAGCAGCTCGCGGTCGCCGAAGACGAGCTCGAACGCGTGCAAGCGGACGTCCTCGATGAGCAGGCGATGCTACGTGTCCTTGCCTCGCTTGGCACGCAGACCGCCGCGTTCGTCCACGAGGTGGGGGCGGCCCTCGGCTCCATCGGCTCCCTCAAGCGGACAGTGGACGCGATGTTGCGTAGGGCGCCAGGTCCTAAGGAAATCGCCGAGTTGCAACGACGTGTCGATGCCCTGCAGCGAACCCTCGAGCGCCAGTCCGCCTACCTCGTCGAGATCGTTTCCCCGGACGCGCGTCGCCGCCGCTCGCGACGTCGGTATCGACAGCACTTCGACATTGCAGCCCTTCTGTTGCAAGACGCCGCCAGCCGGGAGGGCATCACGCTTCGCAATGAGATTCCGGAGGACCTGAAGACGCCACCCATGTTCCCGGCCGAGATCACGTCGATCTTTACCAACCTGCTGTCCAATGCCATCAAGGCGGCCGGGCACAGCGGCCTTGTCGAGGCGCGCGGGTCACGTGTCGACGGTCGCACAGAGATTGTCGTACAGAACACTGGCGTAGCCGTCGATCTCGATACTGCTGGCGAGTGGTTCGATCCTTACCGCTCGACGACCGCCGTGGTTGACCCATCGCTCGGCCACGGCATGGGCCTAGGACTGACGATTACGCGCGCGATGCTCGCCGAATACCGGTGTGAGATCGCGTTCACGCAACCAGAGGGCGACTTCAAGACTGCCGTCAGTCTGAGTCTCCCCGCATGA
- a CDS encoding N-6 DNA methylase: MESSAAVSPRRALGAYYTPTDIAASLTKWALRGNVGPVLDPSYGVCRFLTAALDVLKTEGATYPEHLLHGIDVDAAATAPTTQALLAQGARPDQFVHRDFFKVPAEPVFAAVLGNPPYVRHHWQREAVKRAAGIAMRDAGASLSRRASLWAPFVVHADRFVRAGGRMTMLLPGASIQADYANAVWEHLARRYAAVTLVRVGERIFPDALEETVVLLAGGRREFARATRSPLVAEVASFATLVCDLDADPTAEQLRKRARGLENARSNLTSRRLRGIAREHDASSRLGEVADIRIGTVTGANGFFVRTPNDDLVRALPAEEVVRVVPGSHSMYGATWREEDDNLSSRDGKRCRLLRLDSARRLRGKIAVAISSAEDDKLDERSHCQRRTPWWAVDPGDPPDAFLAYMAGAPRGLVFNEMQACCINGVHRVTWKVDDAQAYVLSTWTSLWALAVEQSARHYAGGVLKLEPGKAPDLPVIRHDDLEALDELDELLRSQGIKAARRFADDLVLRGTLGWSRQQLSALSTAADHLAQRRSPRMRSRSG, from the coding sequence ATGGAATCCTCGGCGGCCGTCAGCCCGCGCCGCGCCCTTGGCGCCTATTACACGCCCACCGACATAGCGGCCAGCCTCACGAAGTGGGCTCTGCGCGGCAACGTCGGGCCGGTGCTCGATCCGTCCTACGGCGTCTGTCGCTTCCTCACCGCGGCACTTGATGTCCTGAAGACCGAGGGTGCGACGTATCCCGAACACCTCCTCCACGGCATCGATGTCGACGCCGCGGCGACAGCCCCTACGACCCAGGCACTCCTCGCGCAAGGAGCGCGGCCGGACCAGTTTGTGCATCGTGACTTCTTCAAGGTCCCTGCGGAACCCGTCTTCGCGGCTGTATTGGGCAACCCCCCGTATGTAAGGCACCACTGGCAGCGAGAGGCGGTCAAGCGAGCAGCCGGCATTGCGATGCGCGACGCTGGAGCGTCCCTGTCGCGGCGTGCCAGTCTGTGGGCACCTTTCGTCGTGCATGCAGACCGCTTCGTGCGCGCCGGTGGCCGAATGACGATGTTGCTACCGGGTGCGTCAATCCAAGCGGATTACGCCAACGCCGTCTGGGAGCACCTCGCGCGACGGTACGCGGCAGTCACGCTCGTTCGCGTCGGCGAGCGGATATTCCCCGACGCGCTGGAGGAGACGGTGGTGCTTCTCGCCGGCGGCCGTCGGGAGTTCGCGCGCGCAACACGATCCCCGCTGGTCGCCGAGGTCGCCTCGTTCGCGACGCTCGTGTGTGACCTCGACGCCGATCCAACGGCAGAGCAGCTCCGGAAACGAGCGCGCGGACTCGAGAATGCCCGGAGCAACCTCACCTCGCGCCGCCTTCGCGGCATCGCCAGAGAACATGACGCGTCCTCTCGACTGGGCGAGGTCGCCGACATCAGAATCGGGACCGTCACCGGGGCCAACGGCTTCTTCGTCCGGACACCGAATGACGACCTAGTGCGGGCGCTCCCAGCGGAGGAGGTGGTCCGCGTTGTTCCCGGATCGCACTCGATGTACGGCGCCACCTGGCGAGAGGAAGACGACAACCTTTCGTCGCGAGACGGAAAGCGCTGCCGCCTTCTGCGCCTTGACTCCGCGCGGCGGTTGAGAGGCAAGATCGCCGTGGCGATCTCGAGCGCTGAAGACGACAAACTTGACGAGCGGTCCCACTGCCAGCGTCGCACCCCGTGGTGGGCTGTAGACCCCGGGGACCCACCCGATGCGTTCCTCGCTTACATGGCTGGCGCTCCCAGGGGCCTCGTGTTTAACGAGATGCAAGCGTGCTGCATCAACGGCGTGCATCGGGTGACCTGGAAGGTGGACGATGCCCAGGCCTACGTGCTCTCGACGTGGACGTCGCTATGGGCGCTTGCGGTGGAGCAATCCGCTCGGCACTACGCGGGCGGAGTGCTCAAGCTCGAGCCTGGAAAAGCGCCCGACCTTCCCGTGATCAGACACGACGATCTCGAGGCTCTAGATGAATTGGATGAGCTCCTACGCAGCCAAGGCATCAAAGCGGCGCGCCGGTTCGCCGATGATCTCGTGCTCCGCGGCACCCTTGGATGGTCTCGGCAGCAGCTCAGCGCCCTGAGTACGGCGGCCGATCATCTCGCACAAAGACGATCGCCAAGGATGCGCTCCAGAAGCGGGTAG
- a CDS encoding DoxX family protein — MFLASAVVSALLAAVLAFAALRKLSHREEVVETYARVGVPEDRLDSLAVILLAGAAGLVLGLFWAPIGVAAAGGVGIYFVAAIGFHIRADDTANLPTPLVIAVLAAAALVLRLASA, encoded by the coding sequence ATGTTCCTTGCCAGCGCCGTCGTATCGGCTCTGCTCGCCGCCGTCCTGGCGTTCGCGGCGCTCAGGAAGCTGTCGCATCGCGAGGAGGTGGTGGAGACCTACGCCAGGGTGGGGGTGCCCGAGGACAGGCTCGACTCCCTGGCGGTGATCCTCCTCGCCGGCGCGGCGGGGCTCGTCCTCGGTCTCTTCTGGGCGCCGATCGGAGTCGCCGCTGCCGGCGGGGTGGGCATCTACTTCGTCGCCGCCATCGGCTTCCACATCCGGGCCGACGACACGGCCAACCTGCCGACGCCGCTCGTGATCGCCGTGCTCGCCGCGGCCGCGCTGGTGCTGCGGCTCGCGAGTGCGTAG
- a CDS encoding TetR/AcrR family transcriptional regulator: MSPQPSNRAILLEGTLRCLERLPPERITARAIAAESGANLASIAYHFGSKDKLVTEAVVVGLDRWLEEIAAGLDVLATQEPAARLGRAAEAIEATRRRHTGLARNFVGALARAQHDGRVRELLAEGFRRTRPNVAAVLGLGGDQAGEDAAALVHSLFTGLLFQVLLDPALAIEGERMKRAQARLLRVLPAPDSGR, translated from the coding sequence GTGAGCCCGCAGCCCAGCAATCGCGCGATCCTGCTCGAGGGCACCCTGCGCTGCCTGGAGCGCCTTCCGCCGGAGCGGATCACCGCGCGGGCGATCGCGGCGGAGTCAGGGGCCAACCTCGCCTCGATCGCCTATCACTTCGGCTCCAAGGACAAGCTGGTGACGGAGGCAGTGGTCGTCGGGCTGGATCGCTGGCTCGAGGAGATCGCCGCCGGGCTCGATGTGCTCGCCACTCAGGAGCCCGCGGCGCGGCTGGGGCGCGCCGCCGAGGCGATCGAGGCCACCCGCCGGCGCCACACCGGACTCGCACGGAACTTCGTCGGCGCCCTGGCGAGGGCTCAGCACGACGGCCGCGTCAGGGAGCTGCTCGCCGAGGGCTTCCGGCGCACGCGCCCGAACGTGGCCGCGGTGCTGGGGCTCGGCGGCGACCAGGCGGGCGAGGACGCGGCCGCGCTGGTGCACTCGCTCTTCACCGGCCTCCTGTTCCAGGTCCTGCTCGACCCCGCGCTCGCCATCGAGGGCGAGCGGATGAAGCGGGCGCAAGCTCGCCTGCTGCGCGTGCTTCCCGCCCCCGATTCGGGGCGCTGA
- a CDS encoding cupin domain-containing protein, with translation MATVIPIEELRRSPTAALFEGGEDVGISIFVTEYERGRGPDLHLHPYPEVFVVETGTARFTAGHEELVVSAGHIVTVPAQTPHGFKCAGDDRLRVVSVHPSGSVQQTDLTPLS, from the coding sequence ATGGCCACGGTCATCCCGATCGAGGAGCTGCGCCGCAGCCCCACCGCGGCGCTGTTCGAGGGCGGCGAGGACGTCGGCATCTCGATCTTCGTCACCGAGTACGAGCGCGGGCGGGGCCCGGACCTGCACCTCCATCCGTATCCCGAGGTCTTCGTGGTCGAGACCGGCACGGCGAGGTTCACCGCCGGGCACGAGGAGCTGGTGGTGAGCGCCGGCCACATCGTGACCGTCCCCGCGCAGACACCCCACGGCTTCAAGTGCGCCGGGGACGACCGGCTGCGGGTGGTGAGCGTCCACCCGAGCGGCAGCGTTCAGCAGACGGACCTCACGCCGTTGTCGTGA
- a CDS encoding antibiotic biosynthesis monooxygenase, whose protein sequence is MYTRLTRLIGLPPERIQATLQHFEEQDLPAVEQMPGYRGLTVGVDEQGGKAFVITLWETREEMLASEKRAAEARDTAVSTLDPDRPPIVDHFEVRLQKEAPAATQQ, encoded by the coding sequence ATGTACACGCGGCTGACCAGGCTGATTGGGCTACCGCCCGAGCGGATCCAGGCCACCCTCCAGCACTTCGAGGAGCAGGACCTCCCCGCGGTCGAGCAGATGCCCGGGTACCGGGGGTTGACCGTCGGGGTGGATGAGCAGGGCGGGAAGGCCTTCGTCATCACCCTCTGGGAGACGAGGGAGGAGATGCTCGCGAGCGAGAAGAGAGCCGCCGAGGCGCGCGACACGGCGGTCAGCACGCTGGACCCCGACCGGCCGCCGATCGTGGACCACTTCGAGGTCAGGCTCCAGAAGGAGGCGCCGGCGGCAACGCAGCAGTAG
- a CDS encoding nuclear transport factor 2 family protein, translated as MIGDPQARLRSLMEAWRRDGAAGIRECMWAMPPVDQARLSIDLYNEGEIDAMAAAIPDDFVHDMRPTGLPGMELYKGPEGYRRFLGEWLSAFPESRLEIETIDEVGGRLFTVIRQQMRGAGSGVPVTFHYAGIFTFRDGRGAASEFHTDLEGARERFAALSS; from the coding sequence GTGATCGGCGATCCGCAGGCCCGGCTTCGCAGCCTGATGGAGGCGTGGCGGCGCGATGGAGCGGCCGGGATCCGCGAGTGCATGTGGGCGATGCCACCGGTGGATCAGGCGCGCTTGAGCATCGACCTCTACAACGAGGGCGAGATCGATGCGATGGCGGCGGCGATCCCCGACGACTTCGTGCACGACATGAGGCCCACCGGCCTTCCCGGCATGGAGCTGTACAAGGGGCCGGAGGGCTATCGGCGCTTCCTGGGTGAGTGGCTCAGCGCGTTTCCCGAGTCCCGCCTCGAGATCGAGACGATCGACGAGGTGGGCGGCCGCCTGTTCACGGTCATCCGCCAGCAGATGCGAGGCGCGGGGAGCGGCGTGCCCGTGACCTTCCACTACGCGGGCATCTTCACCTTCCGGGACGGGCGCGGCGCCGCCTCCGAGTTCCACACCGATCTCGAGGGCGCCCGCGAGCGCTTCGCCGCGCTCTCCTCCTGA
- a CDS encoding cupin domain-containing protein gives MGRPGTYPYVSDELTEDPVFRTRYRFRRSADEDGSEVQHVEMWVDPRGGVSPHIHPSMDERFTVEAGRPEFLAGRKWQVAGPGEMVVVPAGTRHAFRNRGDEVAHVHCEARPPSTLQAFLEDVAGLSRAGKLTRFGMPRPSGVLEAVALAHGYRDMVTLLFPSPPPVVQRLLFPPLARLAERRGHRPGSFAALG, from the coding sequence GTGGGTCGTCCGGGCACGTATCCCTATGTGTCGGACGAGCTCACCGAGGACCCGGTCTTCCGCACCCGCTACCGCTTCAGGCGCAGCGCCGACGAGGACGGCAGCGAGGTGCAGCACGTGGAGATGTGGGTGGACCCGCGCGGCGGCGTGTCGCCTCACATCCATCCGTCGATGGACGAGCGCTTCACGGTCGAGGCCGGGCGCCCCGAGTTCCTGGCAGGCAGGAAGTGGCAGGTGGCGGGGCCGGGGGAGATGGTCGTGGTGCCGGCGGGCACCCGCCACGCCTTCCGCAACCGCGGCGACGAGGTTGCGCACGTGCACTGCGAGGCGCGCCCGCCCTCAACGCTGCAGGCCTTCCTCGAGGACGTGGCCGGCCTCTCGCGCGCGGGCAAGCTGACCCGCTTCGGCATGCCCAGGCCCAGCGGCGTGCTCGAGGCGGTGGCGCTGGCCCACGGCTACCGCGACATGGTCACGCTGCTGTTCCCGTCGCCCCCGCCGGTGGTGCAGCGGCTGCTCTTTCCCCCGCTGGCGCGGCTTGCCGAGCGCCGCGGGCACCGGCCGGGCTCGTTCGCGGCGCTGGGGTAG
- a CDS encoding metalloregulator ArsR/SmtB family transcription factor, whose product MTAYAAMAEPHRRQILDLLRDGERSVTDLVARLKLSQPGVSKHLRVLRDAGLVEVRPEGKRRWYGLRAQPLAEVDQWLEPYRVHWSGRLDALERHLEENPE is encoded by the coding sequence ATGACCGCCTACGCCGCCATGGCCGAGCCGCACCGCCGGCAGATCCTCGACCTTCTGCGCGACGGCGAGCGCTCCGTGACCGACCTCGTGGCGCGGCTCAAGCTCAGCCAGCCCGGGGTGTCCAAGCACCTCAGGGTGCTGCGCGATGCCGGCTTGGTGGAGGTCCGGCCCGAGGGCAAGCGGCGCTGGTACGGGCTTCGCGCGCAGCCGCTCGCGGAGGTCGATCAGTGGCTCGAGCCCTACCGCGTGCACTGGTCCGGCCGTCTCGATGCACTCGAACGCCATCTGGAGGAGAACCCGGAATGA
- a CDS encoding SRPBCC family protein codes for MNGTLETVGNRPALRFERRLGHSVERVWRAITEPDELRQWCPGVPKWDLQPGAEFTSEEGEGTGRVTEVEPPRLLAYEWGGEQFRYELGPDGDGCIMVFTHVFADRALGAQHAAGWEIYLGRLDAHLAGGFQSEDEAHEAFPALHERYAERFGLDPEVGRRNMGVALAPPVTLEAGPKLRLERRYDHPVERVWRAITDPAELGRWWPEDPMEVTESEPPRLLAGSWYGDDLRFELRPDGDGCMLVFTHAFADRATAARTAAGWDRCFVRFGALLAGEPISESDSLQGWPEVHERYAEHFGVNPELGRKAYAEHPSRQ; via the coding sequence ATGAACGGCACACTGGAAACCGTGGGGAACCGCCCGGCGCTGCGCTTCGAACGCCGTCTCGGACACTCCGTGGAGAGGGTCTGGCGAGCGATCACCGAGCCCGACGAGCTGCGGCAGTGGTGCCCCGGCGTCCCCAAGTGGGACCTGCAGCCGGGCGCGGAGTTCACGAGCGAGGAGGGCGAGGGAACCGGAAGGGTCACCGAGGTCGAGCCGCCGCGGCTGCTGGCCTACGAGTGGGGCGGCGAGCAGTTCCGCTACGAGCTCGGGCCCGACGGCGACGGCTGCATCATGGTGTTCACCCACGTCTTCGCCGACCGCGCCCTCGGCGCGCAGCACGCCGCGGGCTGGGAGATCTACCTCGGCCGGCTCGACGCCCACCTGGCGGGCGGCTTCCAGTCCGAGGACGAGGCCCACGAGGCCTTCCCCGCGCTGCACGAGCGCTACGCCGAGCGCTTCGGGCTGGACCCCGAGGTGGGCAGGCGCAACATGGGCGTGGCGCTCGCGCCGCCCGTGACCCTGGAGGCGGGGCCCAAGCTGCGGCTGGAGCGCCGCTACGACCATCCCGTGGAGCGGGTGTGGAGGGCGATCACCGACCCCGCCGAGCTCGGCCGCTGGTGGCCGGAGGACCCCATGGAGGTCACCGAGAGCGAGCCGCCCCGCCTGCTGGCCGGCTCCTGGTACGGCGACGACCTGCGCTTCGAGCTGCGGCCCGACGGCGACGGCTGCATGCTGGTGTTCACGCACGCGTTCGCCGACCGCGCGACCGCGGCCAGGACCGCCGCCGGCTGGGATCGCTGCTTCGTGCGCTTCGGCGCCCTGCTGGCCGGCGAGCCGATCAGCGAGAGCGACTCGCTGCAGGGCTGGCCCGAGGTGCACGAGCGCTACGCCGAGCACTTCGGCGTGAACCCGGAGCTCGGGCGCAAGGCCTACGCCGAGCACCCCAGCCGGCAGTGA
- a CDS encoding cutinase family protein: MWLVALVLAGTLGGQAVDEAKASHTSSCADVTLVFARGSGQDLGGRETTKFFEAVDDRIGPEIDVNTYELGTSPHGGEEYPAAGIGFDSLQSFRNLMESDASWTGGAGGEYRASVASGVTELESYLEARHDRCPDELLVIGGYSQGAQTVGDTLPRLSRTVRDQVAFVALFGDPKLYLPEGRGPFPPACRGDKSPWRRGSVSCWTDNGILEARRPYLPEDLEDSAGSWCDRNDAICNNNFADFVHGDHGEYANEGAEIDEAAREIALALAERLPDRADEIDTAILIINIGTDGLDVAFLIDTTGSMSSAIHAAREIADEAGTAIVDARGRVALTEYRDSFDAFVSRVVTPLTTDIGAFRTGLNGLVASGGGDTPEALLHALMTTFNTLDWTPGATKAAVVLTDAGYHDPDRAAGYTSADVVARSLEIDPVNVYPVVPSFLTGVYEDLASRTSGKVILNTGDTREALLDAVGEIRTRPTALLGYGDYVARPGETITFDASGSYDVDSSLIRFEWDFDGDSVIDQTTTEPVATHAYGSPYDGLVEVRVHSEDGGVSNAVANVDVNDVGLAEPQMPPDLQAERLDEGRSVKLTFGEAANADGYVVLNEDGEVLARRGADVREIVVSGLPPAAITLSVAAVNAFGTSEPASVTVGPAPSELVAKPALLQLNPFELNLGPSAVLTGGTPLQPVAGKTIDFSAGGQAICSARTGPDGRAACADGLSLLQSILVLGAYEARFAGDFDLAPARAQGTLVG, encoded by the coding sequence ATGTGGCTCGTCGCGCTCGTGCTCGCGGGAACGCTCGGCGGGCAAGCCGTCGACGAGGCGAAGGCCAGTCACACCTCGTCATGCGCTGACGTGACGTTGGTCTTCGCGCGCGGATCAGGCCAGGATCTCGGAGGGCGCGAGACCACGAAGTTCTTCGAGGCCGTGGACGACAGGATCGGACCCGAGATCGACGTCAACACGTACGAGCTCGGCACGAGTCCGCATGGCGGTGAGGAGTATCCGGCAGCCGGCATCGGATTCGACAGCCTCCAGAGCTTCAGGAACCTGATGGAGTCAGACGCCAGCTGGACAGGCGGCGCCGGCGGGGAGTACCGCGCCAGCGTCGCGTCCGGCGTGACGGAGCTCGAGTCTTACCTCGAGGCGCGGCACGACCGCTGCCCGGACGAGCTGCTGGTGATCGGCGGCTACTCCCAGGGCGCCCAGACCGTTGGCGACACCCTGCCCCGGCTGTCGCGGACGGTCCGCGATCAGGTCGCCTTCGTCGCTCTCTTCGGGGATCCCAAGCTGTACCTCCCCGAGGGGCGCGGGCCGTTCCCGCCGGCCTGTCGTGGCGACAAGTCGCCGTGGCGGCGCGGCAGCGTCAGCTGCTGGACCGACAACGGGATACTCGAGGCCCGCAGGCCCTACCTCCCCGAGGATCTGGAGGACAGCGCCGGGTCGTGGTGCGACCGCAACGACGCGATCTGCAACAACAACTTCGCCGATTTCGTCCACGGCGACCACGGCGAGTACGCAAACGAGGGAGCGGAGATCGACGAGGCGGCGCGGGAGATCGCGCTGGCGCTTGCGGAGCGCCTGCCCGACCGGGCGGACGAGATCGACACCGCGATCCTGATCATCAACATCGGGACCGATGGCCTCGACGTGGCGTTCCTCATCGACACCACGGGCTCGATGTCGAGCGCCATCCACGCCGCGCGCGAGATCGCCGACGAGGCGGGCACCGCGATCGTCGACGCGCGAGGGCGGGTGGCGCTGACCGAGTACAGGGACTCGTTCGACGCGTTCGTCTCGCGCGTCGTGACCCCGCTGACGACTGACATCGGCGCCTTCCGCACGGGCCTGAACGGGCTCGTGGCGAGCGGCGGCGGGGACACGCCCGAGGCGCTCCTGCACGCGCTGATGACGACCTTCAACACGCTCGACTGGACTCCCGGGGCCACCAAGGCGGCCGTCGTGCTCACCGACGCCGGCTACCACGACCCCGACCGCGCCGCCGGCTACACGAGCGCCGATGTGGTCGCGCGCAGCCTGGAGATCGACCCGGTGAATGTCTATCCGGTGGTGCCGAGCTTCCTCACCGGTGTCTACGAGGACCTGGCGTCGCGCACCTCCGGCAAGGTGATCCTGAACACGGGCGACACGCGCGAGGCGCTGCTGGATGCCGTCGGCGAGATCAGGACGCGGCCCACCGCACTGCTCGGTTACGGCGACTACGTCGCACGGCCCGGTGAGACCATCACGTTCGACGCTTCCGGCTCCTACGACGTCGATTCGTCCCTGATCCGGTTCGAGTGGGACTTCGACGGCGACAGTGTGATCGACCAGACGACCACCGAGCCGGTGGCCACGCACGCATACGGCTCCCCGTACGACGGCCTCGTCGAGGTGCGGGTGCATTCCGAGGACGGCGGCGTGTCCAACGCGGTCGCGAACGTCGATGTGAACGACGTGGGTCTGGCCGAGCCGCAGATGCCCCCGGACTTGCAGGCGGAGCGGCTCGATGAGGGACGATCAGTGAAGCTGACGTTCGGCGAGGCTGCCAACGCGGATGGCTACGTGGTCCTGAACGAGGACGGCGAGGTGCTCGCGCGCCGCGGAGCGGACGTGCGGGAGATCGTGGTCTCGGGCCTGCCACCCGCCGCGATCACCCTGAGCGTCGCGGCGGTCAACGCCTTCGGTACGAGCGAGCCGGCTTCGGTCACGGTCGGGCCGGCCCCGTCCGAGCTCGTCGCCAAGCCTGCGCTGCTCCAGCTCAACCCCTTCGAGCTCAATTTGGGCCCGTCGGCGGTGCTCACGGGCGGCACGCCGTTGCAGCCGGTGGCGGGCAAGACGATCGACTTCAGCGCGGGCGGCCAGGCCATCTGCTCGGCGCGAACGGGCCCCGACGGGCGGGCCGCCTGTGCCGACGGGCTGTCGCTGCTGCAGTCGATACTCGTCCTCGGCGCGTACGAGGCCCGCTTCGCCGGTGACTTCGATCTGGCGCCGGCGAGGGCGCAGGGCACGCTGGTCGGCTGA